DNA from Toxoplasma gondii ME49 chromosome X, whole genome shotgun sequence:
ttcccggtttcgctgtctcttggCTTTCGCCTGGAAAAACTGTACATACACAGGACGGTCCTTTAGCCACGGCGGAAGGTTGGTGATGTCTGTGATTTCCTTCATGGCGGGCGTTTCGTCGGGAATGTGACGGGCGAGGCTGTCTCGGCATTTTTCCAGCTCTCCCTCCAATCTAGCGCAGAGGAAGTCCACTGGCACCGCATCGCGAGAGacctccttttcctcgcttcctccatCCCCCGCGACTCGTTGCAGCGCCTCTGGCCCCCcgccaggtgtacgtacacccgagcgTCCCCAGAGCGAGGTCGGCAAGTCCCGGCACTGGCTGTAGAAGAGACGGTGGGTGTGGTAGCACTTCCAGTCCTCGGCTtccccgcttcttctcttcagttcTTCCTCGAAGAGCATGTCCGTCGACCGCTGGTGCTCGAAGAGCCGACTGCTCATGAACGCGATGAAGGCAGTGTTCAGAAGCAGGGAAGAGTACTTGACTTTCTGCTGCAGActcttctgcttccagaactgtcgcgcctctcgccgcAGTGACGCCAGCCGCGAGGAGAAACTCCAGGACGAGCGCGGAGACTCCGCCGAGGACGCAAACGGACGCGCGGGAGAACTGAGAAAGGCGGGAGACCGCAGGCGAGACGCcacaggggaagaagaaaaaagcactgaagaagacgagaagcgcgGCCAGGGAGAGGAaccagaaagagagacggaaggagacgaagaagaagagaaggaaggagacggagaagaagagaaggaagaagacggagaagtgAAAGAAgtagagaagagacgagagcgaggagaagcagacgacgaagaggagcaagAGCGAGATAAGGAaggagatagagagaacgcagagataaaagagagaagacgagagcgaggcagagaggaaagacaacgGGGGAAGTCGGCAGGAGCGCCGTCGGCTCTGAGCCTGTCCGCCGCCATGACTGTACACCCTACACTGTAGAGTGTGTCTGTGGAAGCAAGGGAGGTCGCAAAAAGCGGCAGGAACGGGAAGAGTTGAGTTGCAGATGCACAGACATGCAACGAACGCCAgacaagagggaagagaaggtgCTTGATCGTTATCTTCGGTTTCCAGCTCTTGAAATCGCCTCAACGGAACTGGTGGAGCAGActggcagagaggaaggcgatgAGAGAACGAGCTGGGGAGAGAGTCCGTGACTTCTCCGCCAAGCCTGTGTCGAAAGGGGAAGTTGGAAATGCCCACGCAGGACGAGAGTGACCGCTGAAGACTCTTTTTTCCGGagctcctttctttctccgagGAAACACCATCCGACCTTGAGAGTCCTGGGGGTACACTTtagaagaaaggagaagaccgCAGAGACCTCACTCCCCACTCCGACTCTGTCCGTTTCtccggggaagaagagagacaagagggcGCGGAGAAACGGGATGAGACGTCCAGCGGAGTCTTCGCGACACaggctctcctctcctctccttttcaaATCCGAGTCTCCGAAAAAATCTCCACACTCTGGAAGtccctttcgtctctttcgctctccttcgctcgaCACTCTGCGGTCGCTGGAGACTCGGTGATCGCTGGAGACTCGGTGATcgctcgagagaaaagagaacgtTTCCTCCACCTCGACTGCGAAAAGAAAGCGTGACAGCTGAGTCTGCGACTTTTCTTGCACACCGAGATGCGCGCgcgaggggaagaggcgGGTGCCGAAGGCGCGGCGAGGAATGCGCCGAggttctccgttttctgttctttttcctgtcgacgcttctctccttcaaaGCGAAGGCCTCCTCCTCGCGAGACTCATCTTCTCCCAACTACGCAGCGCTCGAATCGAGCGCGATGAGGGGGCGGGAGGTTACAGAAAGTTCTTCTTGGCgttctgttgcttcttcaTCACATCGTCTTCGCCAACTATTTTGCGTGTTTGCCTTTCTGTGAGGGTGTTTGCaaagtggaaagaaaaacgagagtcACGGGAAAAAAATCAACGCCTTTCATCCCCTTGCATCCGCCTGGGATATCGCGTggtgcgtttctccttccccagGGACGgtcgtcttccttccctcttcttctcctcctgtccTTGTCTTCCAAATCTTTTTCAAGATTTCTccggagaaagacagaggcgagcCGATTCTGCgacctcttcgtctcttctttcctttcagGCTGAAAGATTTTCGCACCTGCGCGCTGTCCGTGCATTCCTCGGGTGTATATACACTcggtctttttcttctgttgcgTCTGTTTTTATGTCGTGGCCagtgcgtttttttcttttcttcagaaaCGGAAAGCCGCGCTTAGTGGACGAGGATTTTCGAATTCCTGGGGCCTTCCCTCACCTGGTTTTCTCGCGTCGTCTCCCCTCTGTCAGTTTCCTTCCCGCttttcttgtgtttcttctccctcttctttcctcctgcCCCGTGCATCCcggctgtttcctctccccttttctctcttgttctccggTGGACCGCCactccttcctcgttctttcgcctcccttctttctcttcactctcctccccttccgtcttttctcgtctctctgcctcccctgtacttccctgtctccttcgtctctcttctctctcctgtccgcTCCGGCCCTCGCTGCAGCCGTCGTTCCTTCACCGCCTCACAGCTCGAGTGTCTCGGCTGCGTCCGTGTTCCGCGTCCGGCGCGGCGAACGCGCGTCCTGGATTCTCCTCcacgttctctttctcttcgcagaAAATGGCTTTCCTCGTCGAGTTCGAGGACGGAAAGCATCCGACGCAGTGCTGGCGCCTGGCCTCCCGGAAGACGTACGTGATCGGCCGGAACTCGGGTGCGGTTGGCATTCGTTTGCCTCATGCGTCGATCTCTCGCAAGCATGCAgagctctctgtcttctcggaAAAAGATGCCACACAAAGACGTCAAACGCAGAACGCCGACAGAACACCCGCGCGCGAAGACTCCCGCAGAGGTCGCAGAGGgcgcagtgtctcctcgagtcGCTCTCGCTCCAGATCGGGCAGTGCGTCCAGAGACAAAGCTTCTTTCCAACTCCTCGAGCTGAGTGCGGTCAATGGCACTTTCATCaacgaaaaacgcatgcgcgaggCGTACAGAGGAGCTGTCGACTCGGACGTCGCCATCGCCTTTGCAGACTGTCCCCACAGATACAAAGTCCTCTCAGGTAGGCATTCGAACGAAGTCAACATTCATCAAGCGACTCCGTCTCCAGACGCGCGTCGAGATACACCTGCAGATGCATGTCGGTGTCGCTGATCGGGTGCACCGCGTCTGTGTCTGGCGGTCCACACCGTCCAGTGCGGTTGGACAGACTCCAGGCTAGCGTTTCTGCGGTTGGGGACGCCTCCGCGGTACCgagtagagagagaggatgtAGGAGGACTGAGAAGCTGCGTAGGCTCCAGCTGGGAGGCCCAGACAACCGCGTTCTCTGTGGCTGCTGGACCTCGCCACCTGACTACTTAATGCAGCGAGAAACAGTGTAGAACTTCAATCACGTACAGTGCCAAGGTCGCTCCCCATCGACTCTGTTCTATGCAAAAAGCATGAGACGTTCCGTCTTAACTCCAGCGATCCGCCACTGAGCACTGAGCCCACACGCTGACAGactgcgttcttcttcagagtccTGTAAATAGATTTATTTAGGGAGATCAAAACAAGACACACTGGCACTTCTGGACCTTGGCACGCTTCTCTGGCGCGTAGAAGTCGACCCCCTCACTGCGGCTCTGTTGTCctgtcttccgtctctctctgtctctctcgaaaaggagacctcttcccctctttttGTGGGTCTTTGCCTTTTGCTGGTGTGCCCGCATTTCACGAATCCCCGTGCGTTGCGTTTTTGCGTGTCTTGAGATTTTCGCGGCTTCCTCGAGAGACCGGATTGTTACTTCTTGCATTATATTTGCATGGTTCTGACGATGGatgctcttttctctcccatGCCTCGCACCAGCGATCTGAGGattgcttcctcttcttgtgcCGAGCCTGAGCTCTCCACCTTGAGAagctctctctgtccgtcGACGCGTCGACCAGGTAAAGCAAGGAATCAGCCGCCGTCCAGAActccttgctctctccgCTCTACTCCGTCCATCGTTCGTACTCCTACTGCTCTTGCAGTCTTTTCCTACCTCCGTCCACTTTCTGTTCtcactctttctctctcctcttctcccgcttggtctctctcctcttctcccgcttggtctctctcctcttctcccgcttggtctctctcctctttctcccgcttggtctctctcctcttctcccgcttgtctctctcctcttctcccgcttgtctctctcctcttctgccctgttttgttctcttctcttgctggTTGCTTTCCatgcctttcctctttcgttctctcgagtgctttgtcttctcgtctttgaTGACGGCGGCCGAGAGCGACCACGGAAGATCTTTATGGTCGAGGACGAGCGCAAGCAATCGTATCCGACGCCAGTAATTTGAGTTGCCGCCAGAACGTTGAGACGAcgccgtttccttcttcgcgctcgaGAAGATCTTTCACATATCCCTCCGCGTTGTCTGCTTGCCTTTCCTTTTGCCTTGTTTCCCTGCCCTCCCACCCGTGTTCCGTCCGTCGAGTTTCCTCGATCCCTCTCGTCTCATGTTGCTTTCGCATCTGCTCAGAGCGCTCTCgtatctgtctctcgctttaTGGCTTCAATACGGCGCGACACAGATTTCAGAAATACAGTACAGACAGCAGTTGAACACTCCTCTCAACgctgatatatatatatatatatataaatatatatatatataaatatatatatatttaaatatatgtataaataaatatatagatatatatatatatatatatatgcgtacggatatacgtgtatatatatatatatatatatgcaactCTATCGATGCGCCTGGTTTGTGTGAGCGCAAGAAGCACCCTGACACACTGATCGATAAGCATAGCATTATCACacaggtctctctctctttctaaCTGCGCAGGGAGAGCAGTCTCTGCGTAGTTCTGTCGCAAAGAACGAGATCGATTTGTGACCTCAACGCATGCGGAAAAGATAGAATGTGTAGACACAGCGGGGGTGGATGGAGCAGCGCATGGAGAGACGTCCTGACGCCGGTGTTTGACTTCCAGGGCCGCGTTTTTGTCGCGGCACACAGCTCTGGAGAAGTCGTCACGAGCTTCGTTGGCGAGAAACGTCACCTCCGCGCTTCCCCGGAGGCACTagttcctgtttctcttgtttGTCGCTCGCGTTTTTACAACGAAGATTTTCCGCAGCAGGGGGCTaggaagacgcgaagaaggctcGCGTTTTCATCCGTTCGGTGCCGGTTCCAAGTGTCTTTGTTCGCGAGTTTCAAGTCCTGTACCCAATTCCTTTCTCGCCATATCCTTTGGCACCGATAAGGTTGTCCTGGATTGCTGTTCTTTGTTCCGCAGAGCCACCGTCGTCCTCCCTTCCTTGCATTGCACCAAGGAGCCGGTCGGAGAGTCCACGTGGATCTTCTAAACTCGGAACGAAGTCTGAATCTcatgcttcttcttctcattcttcgtcgactcgagagacgcgcgcgtACAGCCGGTCGCGTTCGCGTGAGGGCGACGAGCGGCGCGGGCGTCGGCGGAGTCGCTGGTCGTCTCgccaggagaaaaagaagaaagctccctcgcgttcgccgtcgcgttcgtcttctcggtcttcaCGGTCCTCTCGGCGGtcgcggaagaagcggagcGGGTGGACAGACGCCtccagcgaggagaagaagcgcgaggagcTGGACGCACAGATGAACGAGATTATCGCGAATGCGCAGAgtgcgaaggcgaagcaggacgcggaaaaacgcatgcagtcggcGCTGGACGCCTCCCTCCAAGCCGGCGCGCTGACGAATCCGATGAACAGTGCGGGACTGAACTTGACGATCGGCAGAGGCTTGTCTCTGCTCAACTGTGGGACGCCTGCCGCTGTCGCGCAGCGTGCAGCGCAGGCCGCTGCAGATCGATTGCTCTCACCCTCGCCACTCGCGCAGGCAGCTGTTTTGAACCTCCTGGCGAGCAATCCTGGCCTCGCCGGCTTGGTTGGGGCCTCCCAGGCGCCCACTTCCTCCGGCCTCTCTgtgcaggagaagcgaaagctGCTTTGGGgcaagaaaagcgagaaagagagtgagaaggagaaggccggggaggacagcgagaacgggaaggacgagaaagtCGTCGACCCCAATCGGTACTCACTCTCTttcagaggagacgaagaaaagaaacacaaatTCCTCAAACTCATGGGATTCAAGGGAGAAGCCCAACAGCCGCAGCCGTCCACCGCCGCCGTCACAACTGCTgtaagcgaagaaaagagcgtggagacaggaggaagtCTGCGAAGGCAACAGatcgagcgagaagaaatgcaGTGGTGTCTTCTCGGACTTCTCGAGCGTCTCGGTCTGCTTTTCAACATATCATCTGCGTGCGAGCAGTGTGCAAGCTGTTGACGGCTGTTTGTAATTTCGACCGCGTTTTCCAGACAATATTCGTTCGTCAAGAGTGTTCTGAAAAGCACAAACAAGACGCAGATATCGAGACATTTTATCTCCCTACACCTCTTCAGATTTCCGCTCTTTCGTCTACACATGTGTGCATGTAAGCATAGTTTTCTGTATATATCCGTATCTACCTGTGTATCCTGtcgtacatatatatatatatatataaatgtatatgtatgtatatgtatatatgtgtgtgtatgcatgtatgtatgttcATATTTATGTCTGTGTATCTGCATCTGCTTTTCACTCATTTATCAAAGCCTGAATGGGGTAACTTCCGAACAGGGAGGCAACGGAGAGGGACAAGCGAAAACATGCATTTTTAGCTTCTCGaattttcttctgtttctcctcttcaggGAAAGGAGGCGCTCGACTCGGCTGCGCAGCAGAAAATGAATTCTGAACTCGAGTTTCAGTACTTCCAAGGCATCAAACGCAAGGACGGACGGAAAACGGGCCTCGGCTTATAGTCGGATCCAACGGACCAACGGTCCGTCGCCGCGTCGCGGTTCGAGCACTTggaggagatgaagagaacgAATTCGCGAAGAAAGTCGAGGGATGTCCATGGTGGAGAGGGAGTGGAGAGACTGTTGCAGCGTCTTTGTCACGGACCATGACTGAAAAGAGCAGACTTCTTTCGGTCGGTGACATGCACTGAGCTGCGAATCCCCAGAAAACCAATCtggtccttcttcgctttcctcccttttcgtTCCTTCCATATACACACAACTAAGTACATtcacatacatgcatatgcatctttatgtttgtatatttatatgtaatgcatatatagagatgtatgtgtatgtgcgAGCGTGTGTACGAGAGCATCTGGATAGACCTACCCCGAGAAAATATGGAGATAAATGTGGTTGACGAGGAGCGGTGAAAGTTTGTTTTTGGTGATGCTCTTTTGCAGAGAGGTACAGGACGTTTTCTTCAAGCAGAGATAACCAACGACAAGGTGTGTGTCGCTGCTTGGTGATGCATCTGCatgcctctctccctttctctaCACAAGCAGATATCTGAATAGATTTGTTTTAGTAAaggagtgcatgcactcggGGCCCCCGTTGGACATGGGTGGATGCAGGTAGACTGGGAGTGGGCGGAccttcttgctttcttgcATCTACGAGCGCGCGCGACTCTGGACGCGCCCACTCCAGCGTCCTCTTCCTGGAACCTCTTCACTCCGCGTTTCGGTGTGACTTTCCCTCGCTACGCTGGCAGTCAAACAAACAAGCGGATCGTCTTGACTTAACACCGCATGAACAGACAGGAGAACTTACGCACCCCGGTCGTCACCATCACCTGATCCAGACATCTAGTTCTCTCCCAGCATATGCAGATATCATCTCagtgtgtgtatatatgtatatacctatatatatatatatatttttatatatatacttatatatatatatatacgtatgaatatatatttatacacgCATACACTTGTGAGAATATGATTTCGTGATACAGATATTGTCTGTAAATAGTTGTCGGATTGCCTAAGGTTGGGAAAGTGTGTAGGGCAACTGGaagtctttctttttcgtgttTAGAATCGACATTTCTCACGTTTCCTTCAAGGCTGAGGAAGGACTGGTAGTcctgtctgctctctgcatTCCTTCGAGTCCGTCCCGTTACGCTTCCTCTCCATAGAAAGGACTGGGGAGacgctcgtttttctgtttcccttcGCTAGAGAAGCGAGGCTCCTGCAGAGGCAACGCCTCCGCCCCTAGAGAGGACGGCGAAAAAACTTGTTTTCTGTGGAGCAAAGTCTGTTTTCGCTGTcaaagacgcggaagagaaacaagtgTATTCGCAACCGTCTGGAGGCCGAGATACAGAGAACATGTCCGGGAGGAAATAAAGAGTCGTAAATTTTTTTTGACCATCGACGTAGCTAACTCCTCCCCGTAAAGAAGGGTATGGCACCGAGTGGGGGCGTCAAAAATCTGTGACTAGCAGACACAAAGTGATGCTAGAAAAGAAATAGATGAGAGAAACTAagaacgcgacagaaaagcgagaacgcgaaacaccaacggaagcgaaacgaaagaagcagCAACGAAAAGAGCGGCtcagagacaagaagcgtgagaggaaaacgaagagaaacacgcAAGGAACGAAAGGTGACAGAAAAATACAAAACGCACAAGAAAACACAAGACGAGGCTAAACGACGGAGGCAGAAGCTACACAAAAAGAAGAACAGTCGGGAATGTTGAAGAGAAAATAGAACAGGGGATGAACGTTTAGACCTGCGCGTTTTCCAGCTGTTCGCGGGGAAGGGAAGTCAGAGAtatctgtttctgtcttgtcGCTCTTACGAGTCCACAAGCGTGAAAAACTCTTCGAAGACCGTAATGCGAGTTTGGAGAAAGATAAAACATCATGTCCTTCTacttttcttcagtttcatatatatatatatatatatatatatatatggtgtGTGTAGTTTATGCGGGCCAGGACCAGGTGAAGATGGCGAAATGATGAACAGAGGGAGCAATTGAGATGGAACTCACATGCAGCTTCAAAAACGTGGATTTTACTGAATTTGAGGACATAGGGCACATTCTCCACCTTGCTGCCTTGTCTGTGAAGAGTCTGTCTTCCCCCTTTGTAGATGTCACACTGAcgctttgtctttctctgacTTCACCTCTTTTTCTAAGCATCTCTGTCTACGTAACTACctacctctttctctccactcccATTTGACTCCCTGaaattctctctctccgttgaTCTCGATCTCCACATCTGTACTCACAAATGTGTATCTCCTGACGTCTGCATATGTAACATACACCTGTCATTCCTACAAATACCCACCcctatataaatatatatatatatgtagatatgtatgtatatatgacTGCCCCAGTCTTCATCCTTTCTATTcacctctttctccgtctcttctctctctgtttctttcctcgcttccgctgtgtctcttctttttcttcttctcccgttcgTCTCCCCTGCGTGTTGGGGCGTTTGTGTTCACACCTGTTGTTTCGACGCctcgcagaaggcgaaactgtgggagaagaagaatctcTTTAGaatctcttttttcttgttctttccgTCGCACTCCCTCTGAGTGAGGACTCTCCTCAGaccctctcgcctttcgccttcgttttaTCTCCAGGGAAagcagtggagagaaaagtcggcgatgtgcatgcaacgagttcgtttgcttctccaGGGCGCTGCCGCAAAGAAGGCAGATAGAATTtcggcagaaaaggagaccttctttcttcgagcaaagagaagcgaTTTCCaatcttgtttttctcgttgAATTTCTTGGCCATTGCCCGTTTCCGAGGAGTCCGGATCCCCCGGCTTGCTCGCGTCCTGGGaccttctctgcgttcgcgtcgggaaaggagaacagtagttgtgtttctccttttcagcTCGAAGGATGAATCGCTGCGTTCCTTACTGCGAGATGGCGTCTGAACAGTTCTTTTTCCAGTGATTTCCTCCTCGTTGTCTGAAAAGGAGCCAGAGGCGTCTCCaccgagagacgaagaaggaagctcGAGAGCTCTCCATGCTGATGACccactcgagagagaagagcagcagctttctcttcactctgTTTGTATCTcccgtctctgtgtctctttgttcgtctttctttttccacgCGGCTGTTCGAGCAAGTCTCGTCTTTCcccgctttcttccttctccctaAGTTCCCTGAAAACCTCGACATTcccgaagagaaaaaaaaaggcTTCTCCTTCGAAGTGTCCATACACTTGGCGTTTTTGTTTTCGCTTCGCCCCTTTCTTTTCGGATGCATTGTCTCTTTTGCTCGTTTCTCAacgacgaaagaaaaaaacgaacgcgagagcgagagaggagaagggtAAAGTCTGACGACAACAGGCAGacgcttccttccttccagGTTTCGACTTGTTCGtgcagctctctctctctttcaccggtgcatgcagtttctctcgtctcagGATTCTTGTCTTCCAACGagtctcctgttctctctcgcgatcCTGCCGACTTCTTCCacatctcttctctctcatcgACAACGTATCCGTTCCTCTTCGAGATCCGCGGTTGTTCGGCTCTCTCGTCTTGCCGTCcccgcctttttctccttcaggtctttcttttcgttcttcctttgcCGTTTTCCTCTGATGCAAGTCTCCTCATCTGCGCCTCACTCCCTCTGCCGTCTGACTTCGTCCCCATCTTCCTTGTCGTTCCGATCTGACTTCCTCCGCAGtttgtctgtgtttctcttctttcactTCGTTTTCCACTGCTACTCCTTCGTTTCGTCCGTCGCAGATATTTCGTCTTCAGTATTTGAGACTTCACCAGCTCTCCCTTCTAGCGGCTCTccggggtgtacgtacaa
Protein-coding regions in this window:
- a CDS encoding hypothetical protein (encoded by transcript TGME49_235740) codes for the protein MRRGSPFSVLFPVDASLLQSEGLLLARLIFSQLRSARIERDEGAGGYRKFFLAFCCFFITSSSPTILRVCLSVRVFAKWKEKRESREKNQRLSSPCIRLGYRVVRFSFPRDGRLPSLFFSSCPCLPNLFQDFSGERQRRADSATSSSLLSFQAERFSHLRAVRAFLGCIYTRSFSSVASVFMSWPVRFFLFFRNGKPRLVDEDFRIPGAFPHLVFSRRLPSVSFLPAFLVFLLPLLSSCPVHPGCFLSPFLSCSPVDRHSFLVLSPPFFLFTLLPFRLFSSLCLPCTSLSPSSLFSLLSAPALAAAVVPSPPHSSSVSAASVFRVRRGERASWILLHVLFLFAENGFPRRVRGRKASDAVLAPGLPEDVRDRPELGCGWHSFASCVDLSQACRALCLLGKRCHTKTSNAERRQNTRARRLPQRSQRAQCLLESLSLQIGQCVQRQSFFPTPRAECGQWHFHQRKTHARGVQRSCRLGRRHRLCRLSPQIQSPLSDLRIASSSCAEPELSTLRSSLCPSTRRPEPPSSSLPCIAPRSRSESPRGSSKLGTKSESHASSSHSSSTRETRAYSRSRSREGDERRGRRRSRWSSRQEKKKKAPSRSPSRSSSRSSRSSRRSRKKRSGWTDASSEEKKREELDAQMNEIIANAQSAKAKQDAEKRMQSALDASLQAGALTNPMNSAGLNLTIGRGLSLLNCGTPAAVAQRAAQAAADRLLSPSPLAQAAVLNLLASNPGLAGLVGASQAPTSSGLSVQEKRKLLWGKKSEKESEKEKAGEDSENGKDEKVVDPNRYSLSFRGDEEKKHKFLKLMGFKGEAQQPQPSTAAVTTAGKEALDSAAQQKMNSELEFQYFQGIKRKDGRKTGLGL
- a CDS encoding hypothetical protein (encoded by transcript TGME49_235730) → MAADRLRADGAPADFPRCLSSLPRSRLLSFISAFSLSPSLSRSCSSSSSASPRSRLFSTSFTSPSSSFSSSPSPSFSSSSSPSVSLSGSSPWPRFSSSSVLFSSSPVASRLRSPAFLSSPARPFASSAESPRSSWSFSSRLASLRREARQFWKQKSLQQKVKYSSLLLNTAFIAFMSSRLFEHQRSTDMLFEEELKRRSGEAEDWKCYHTHRLFYSQCRDLPTSLWGRSGVRTPGGGPEALQRVAGDGGSEEKEVSRDAVPVDFLCARLEGELEKCRDSLARHIPDETPAMKEITDITNLPPWLKDRPVYVQFFQAKAKRQRNREEEKADSQSDASPSCPCSL